The following nucleotide sequence is from Deltaproteobacteria bacterium.
CCTCGATGGGTTCGGAGTTGGTGCCCGTTTCGATCATTCCGAATACGTGGTTCGAGGGGGAGACGCCGATTACGGGTTTAGCGGTGCCTGTTCCCGTCAGGGGAACGCTGACCTCCGCCGGGCCGGGGTAATCCGAGGATATTTTCAGTGATGCGCTGCACTGATAGGCGGCATAGGGAGAGAAAGAAACGGAGACCGTCCTGCTCTCCCCGGGAGGAATGAGAGGATTCAAGCAGCCGGAGGGGTTCTCTCCGCCGCTTGTGTCCAGCGCGTAATTTTCCGTATCGCTCAGGGACATGCCGGATATGGAGAGGTCCTCCGTCCCCTCGTTGTGAATCGTTATGGTCGACGTCAGGGCGTTTCCCACCGCGACAGACCCAAAGTCGATGCTGGAGGGGCTCAGGGAAATCCTTGCGCCGGAGCTGCCGAAAATTTTCAGGCCACGCCATTCACCCCCGCATCCGTATAAAAGCAGGATCATCGAGGCAAATGAAATAAAAGACAGGAGAAGGAAGGAGTACGCTCTTTTTTGAGAGGGCATCTTTTTTGTCATCGCATCCGGTTCCTTCTCCCAGACGTTTCAAAGAAGATGCCAACCGCCCTACTTTTGTAACCCGTTGATATTTATAATAATTTAAACTTTTCCGGAGCTTTTGGATCACAAAAGTGTATTCCACCGGGAAAGGCCGGACCGTTTTACTTTTATTTACAGAGACTTACAATAGACCTTATGAGATGACAAGTTTGTAAAATTTTTCCCATCGTAAATAATTAGGGAAATTATTAGTCATGGGTAAAAATTTGCCCAATATGGTGAAATATTTTTTTTGCCAGGGCTTGCGCGGAGTTAAACGGGCGAGGGGGAATGCAATTACTGTATTATTTTCAACAGGTTAAAAAGGGCAGGGATTTGTCTCCCGCTGGCAGGATTTTTGAATGAGTTATCGATACGGAATGGACAGGAGGGGGCGGAAGAAAAATGCAACGTGGGAGGTGAGAGGCAATGATATGTCCCATCTGTTTCTGTGTAAACGATGAAAATTATGAGAAGAGCTGCGAGGGCCACGGGGAGATCATAATCAGGTACTGCAGGAATTGCGGTGAACACCTGGAGCATTGCGTCAGGTGCCTGGCAGAGGACAACATAGAAGCCTACATAAACGGTTACCTGTAAGGGCCTGTCCTCCAGGTCGGGCAGCCTGCTTGCCCTTCAAGAAAACTGCAGCCGATCGGATTGCGCTTTCATCGTTTGTGTCGCAAAAGACCGTAGGACCTCAGTTTTTGCATCTCCGATGGATAGGTGTCTCCGTACCAGACCAAGAAGGATGATTTTGAGCCGTCTTTGTCCGTTCTGTACTGCGCCCTCCAATCTCCCCACTTCTTGTTTTGCTTGACTGACTTGTCCCAGTATTCCCGAAGCCTTTTATCCCTCAACCTGCGGAGCTTGTTCCTCCTTTCGGCTATCGATTTGTGGGCGCACTCATTGCGTCCGCATGTTTTGTACCGGCCATCGTGGCGGAGGAAGTATCTGCCGCAGGTCTCACAGGAGGAGATATGTTGCTCTATGGTGAAGTCCGTAAGAAATGCAGCGAGCCGTAATTTCAGTTTGTCGGTATATGACTCTATCTCCGGGTTGAATGAGGTTCCTGTGTATCGGAACTTGTGGTTTTTAAACCATGCATCCAGGACGTCTCCCGCGAGCTTTGTTCTCCACTGTCGGCCCCTGGAAATGTAATCCTTGATCGTGTATATTCGGGTGAAAATTCTTATGTTGCCGGATTTCCACGAGACGATTGCGAGCAATATATCTCTGAACTCGAAGAGGTCCAGAATGTCCTTTGCAGCGAAGGCGGGTTGTTTTTTCAGGTGTTCCAATACGGAAGGGTCGTCGATATCGAAGGGCTGAAAACCTGCCCCTTTCAGCTTGATAAGGCGGGACTCGATAAATTGATCCTGCTCGATCTCTTCCCTGCTCAGATTAAGGAGCGCCGGGAGCCATCCATGCGCCTCCAGCTTTCCCTTTTTCAACTTTTTCAGGTGCTCTCTTTTCCGCAATGCATCACTTCCTTGTTTTTACTCTATGTTACATTGATGTAACTATATTGTCAATATAAATTACAATATCAACAGTAAAATATTAATATATATATTAAATTAATGTTAATTATATTTATAAACATATTATCGTGCATTTTGGTTTTTTGAAGGGGGTGTTTTTTCTCGCTTTATCCCCTTTTTTCTACGGTAAAAAATCGGTTTCCCGTGGGGGGCAAGCATTCGGGGATTGTACGCTAATCACCGATCAGGGTTACGATGATTTCCCTCCTTCTCGGCCTGTTGTCGAAATCGATAAAGACTATCTGCTGCCAGGTACCCAGGGTAAGCGACCCCGTGATGAATGGTATGGCGAGGGATGGTTTCAGGAGCGCGGCCCTCACGTGGGAAAAGCCGTTGCCGTCCCCCCAGCGCCTGTCGTGGTCATAGGGGATGTTCGATGGTACGATTGTCTCGATGGCCCTTTTCAGGTCGTTTAGAGCTCCCGATTCATATTCGATTGAAGTTACGGCGCCGGTGGAGCCGGGGCAGAAAACGGTGGCCAGGCCATTTTGGAGGCCCGAAGACTTCAGTATCGTTCTCACCTGATCGGTGATATCGATTATGTCGCTGAAGCCCTTCGTGTCCAGAGAAATTGAGTCGGAGTGCGTCATGGAGTTCCCCCCTCTGTGCTTTTTTTTCACCATGTCCCTTCCCGTTATTTTAGTAGAACGCACCGGCCTGTTCAGAGATAATTGGATCTTACATGATCCCGTCTCGGGTTGCCATGCGCCAAATACGCTACGGGCAGCAGAAGAGGAGAGAGGATCAGCGGCCCTTTTCTCTTGACAACGGTATGCGTTGTTGTTATTTTCCATAAAACCGTGCGTTCCATGCGCATAAGCGAGATGAGCTTTTTCAAGGAGGTTGCTAAAGATGGCTGAAGGTCGTATTAAGTGGTTCAATGAATCCAAGGGTTACGGTTTCATTGAGCAGGATGATGGTCCAGATGTGTTCGTACACTTCTCGGAAATTCAGATGGAGGGGTTCAAGACCCTGAAAGAGGGTGACCAGGTAGAGTTCGAGATTTCCGAAGGGCCGAAGGGACCGCAGGCGACAAAGGTTGTCAAGGTAAGCTGAGCTTTTTGCGTGTTGAGAGATTGCGTCTTACCCGTTCGTCGGTTCTCGCCGCAGTGAGGAACGGGAATTTCTCATAAATCGCTTCTTACCATCGGGTATTCAAGGCAGACTTTATCTGTGTTGCGTGCTTTCTGCGTTTGAATGGCACGGGGTGATCTTCGTCCATCCGGGCCGTGCCCGTTTGCTTCGGGCCGCGGGAAAAAAAGAGAAGGGGGGCAGCCCGGAAGCTTACGCCAGCATGGAATAGTCCCTTTTCCCGCGGGTCACCCTCGCGCAAAAGAGTTTTCATTCTGCTCCAGCTGGC
It contains:
- a CDS encoding choice-of-anchor D domain-containing protein; its protein translation is MTKKMPSQKRAYSFLLLSFISFASMILLLYGCGGEWRGLKIFGSSGARISLSPSSIDFGSVAVGNALTSTITIHNEGTEDLSISGMSLSDTENYALDTSGGENPSGCLNPLIPPGESRTVSVSFSPYAAYQCSASLKISSDYPGPAEVSVPLTGTGTAKPVIGVSPSNHVFGMIETGTNSEPIEVSITNSGTEYLIVSDIYLTDTDHYSLDVNGGQYPSESTEPAIPPGETRTVTVSFTPGSPGDYEGELHILSNDPVNATSAIVFSGSGDSVIPADRTVSLHWQAPDTNVDGSPATDLAGFKIYIGASSGNYTDSIDVGYLFSYTLLDLPAGTLYFSITAYDTMGNESDFSNEGSKTLN
- a CDS encoding cold shock domain-containing protein codes for the protein MAEGRIKWFNESKGYGFIEQDDGPDVFVHFSEIQMEGFKTLKEGDQVEFEISEGPKGPQATKVVKVS
- a CDS encoding YjbQ family protein, with protein sequence MTHSDSISLDTKGFSDIIDITDQVRTILKSSGLQNGLATVFCPGSTGAVTSIEYESGALNDLKRAIETIVPSNIPYDHDRRWGDGNGFSHVRAALLKPSLAIPFITGSLTLGTWQQIVFIDFDNRPRRREIIVTLIGD